The Malus sylvestris chromosome 12, drMalSylv7.2, whole genome shotgun sequence genome contains a region encoding:
- the LOC126593582 gene encoding probable pyridoxal 5'-phosphate synthase subunit PDX1: MAGSGVVAVYGNGAIAESKQSPFSVKVGLAQMLRGGVIMDVVNADQARVAEEAGACAVMALERVPADIRAQGGVARMSDPQLIKEIKQAVTIPVMAKARIGHFVEAQILEAIGVDYVDESEVLTLADEEHHINKHNFRVPFVCGCRNLGEALRRVREGAAMIRTKGEAGTGNIIEAVRHVRSVMGDIRVLRNMDDDEVFTFAKKIAAPYDLVMQTKQLGRLPVVHFAAGGVATPADAALMMQLGCDGVFVGSGVFKSGDPAKRARAIVQAVTHYRDPDVLAEVSCGLGEAMVGLNLKDANVERFASRSE, translated from the coding sequence atggCGGGTTCAGGAGTAGTCGCGGTGTACGGAAATGGCGCAATCGCCGAGAGTAAGCAGTCGCCGTTCTCCGTCAAAGTGGGTCTCGCCCAAATGCTCCGCGGCGGTGTGATTATGGACGTCGTCAACGCCGACCAGGCCCGGGTCGCGGAGGAGGCCGGCGCATGTGCCGTCATGGCCCTGGAGCGTGTTCCCGCGGACATCCGCGCCCAAGGCGGCGTCGCCCGGATGTCCGACCCGCAACTCATTAAAGAAATCAAGCAGGCCGTGACAATCCCCGTCATGGCCAAGGCCCGAATCGGGCACTTCGTCGAGGCCCAAATCCTCGAAGCCATCGGCGTCGATTACGTCGACGAGAGCGAGGTTCTGACCCTCGCCGACGAGGAGCACCACATCAACAAGCATAATTTCCGGGTGCCCTTCGTCTGCGGCTGCCGGAACCTCGGCGAGGCCCTCCGCCGTGTCCGGGAGGGCGCGGCGATGATCCGGACGAAAGGCGAGGCCGGAACGGGAAACATCATCGAGGCGGTGCGGCACGTGCGGTCCGTGATGGGGGACATTAGGGTTTTGCGGAACATGGACGATGACGAGGTGTTCACCTTCGCAAAAAAGATCGCGGCGCCGTACGATCTGGTGATGCAGACGAAGCAGCTCGGGAGGCTTCCGGTGGTGCACTTCGCCGCGGGAGGAGTGGCGACGCCGGCTGACGCGGCGCTGATGATGCAGCTGGGGTGCGACGGGGTGTTCGTCGGATCGGGCGTGTTCAAGAGCGGTGACCCGGCGAAGCGGGCGAGAGCGATTGTGCAGGCGGTGACGCACTACCGGGACCCCGATGTGTTGGCGGAGGTGAGCTGCGGGTTGGGGGAGGCGATGGTGGGGTTGAACTTGAAGGATGCGAACGTGGAGAGGTTTGCGAGTCGGTCTGAGTGA